A region of Leclercia adecarboxylata DNA encodes the following proteins:
- the secG gene encoding preprotein translocase subunit SecG produces the protein MYEALLVVFLIVAIALVALIMLQQGKGADMGASFGAGASGTLFGSSGSGNFMTRATAILATLFFIISLALGNINSNKINKGSEWDNLSAPEKSEQTQPAAPAKPTSDIPQ, from the coding sequence ATGTACGAAGCTCTTTTGGTAGTTTTCCTTATTGTAGCCATCGCTCTGGTAGCGCTGATCATGCTGCAGCAAGGTAAAGGCGCTGATATGGGGGCCTCCTTTGGAGCAGGCGCTTCTGGTACGCTGTTCGGTTCAAGTGGTTCTGGTAACTTCATGACCCGCGCAACGGCGATTCTGGCAACGCTGTTTTTCATCATCAGTCTGGCGCTTGGCAATATCAATAGCAACAAGATCAACAAAGGAAGCGAGTGGGACAATCTGAGCGCGCCAGAGAAATCTGAGCAGACTCAGCCAGCTGCACCGGCTAAGCCGACCAGCGATATCCCGCAGTAA
- the folP gene encoding dihydropteroate synthase gives MKLFAQDSYLDLSHPHVMGILNVTPDSFSDGGTHNSLIDAVRHANLMINAGATIIDVGGESTRPGAADVSVDEELSRVIPVVEAIAQRFEVWISVDTSKPEVIRESARVGAHIINDIRSLTEPGALEAAAETGLPVCLMHMQGQPKTMQDAPKYSDVFADVNRYFKEHIARCERAGIAKEKLLLDPGFGFGKNLSHNYELLARLSEFHHFGLPLLVGMSRKSMIGQLLNVGPSERLSGSLACAVIAAMQGANIIRVHDVKETAEAMRVVEATLAAKENSRYE, from the coding sequence ATGAAACTCTTCGCCCAGGATTCTTATCTCGATCTTTCTCATCCGCATGTGATGGGGATCCTGAACGTCACGCCAGACTCTTTTTCAGATGGCGGCACGCATAACTCGCTTATTGATGCGGTCAGGCATGCGAATCTGATGATCAATGCCGGCGCGACGATTATCGATGTAGGTGGAGAGTCGACGCGTCCAGGGGCGGCGGATGTCAGCGTTGACGAAGAGCTGTCGCGCGTCATTCCGGTGGTGGAGGCAATTGCCCAGCGTTTCGAAGTCTGGATCTCGGTAGATACTTCAAAGCCAGAGGTGATCCGCGAATCGGCCAGAGTGGGTGCTCACATAATTAATGACATTCGCTCCCTCACCGAACCCGGCGCGCTTGAGGCGGCTGCCGAGACCGGGTTGCCGGTCTGCCTGATGCATATGCAGGGTCAGCCGAAAACCATGCAGGATGCACCGAAATACAGTGACGTGTTTGCAGACGTGAACCGCTACTTCAAAGAGCATATTGCGCGCTGTGAACGTGCCGGTATCGCAAAAGAGAAATTGCTGCTCGACCCGGGCTTCGGTTTCGGTAAAAATCTCTCTCATAACTACGAACTTCTTGCTCGCTTATCTGAGTTTCACCATTTTGGCCTGCCGCTGCTGGTCGGAATGTCGAGAAAATCCATGATAGGGCAACTGCTTAATGTTGGGCCATCAGAGCGCCTGAGTGGTAGTCTGGCCTGTGCGGTGATTGCAGCGATGCAGGGAGCAAATATAATTCGCGTCCATGACGTAAAAGAAACAGCAGAAGCCATGCGAGTGGTGGAAGCCACACTGGCAGCTAAGGAAAACTCCCGCTATGAGTAA
- the nusA gene encoding transcription termination factor NusA — protein MNKEILAVVEAVSNEKSLPREKIFEALESALATATKKKYEQEIDVRVSIDRKSGDFDTFRRWVIVEEVTQPTKEITLEAARFEDESLNVDDYVEDQIESVTFDRITTQTAKQVIVQKVREAERAMVVDQFRDQEGEIVTGVVKKVNRDNISLEIKSEGLAGNAEAVILREDMLPRENFRPGDRIRGVLYAVRPEARGAQLFVTRSKPEMLIELFRIEVPEIGEEVIEIKAAARDPGSRAKIAVKTNDKRIDPVGACVGMRGARVQAVSTELGGERIDIVLWDDNPAQFVINAMAPADVASIVVDEDKHTMDIAVEAGNLAQAIGRNGQNVRLASQLSGWELNVMTVDDLQAKHQAEAHAAIDTFTKYLDIDEDFATVLVEEGFSTLEELAYVPMKELLEIDGLDEATVEALRDRAKNALTTLALAQEESLGDNKPADDLLNLEGLDRAIAFKLAARGVCTLEDLAEQGVDDLADIDGLTDEKAGELIMAARNICWFGDEA, from the coding sequence ATGAACAAAGAAATTTTGGCTGTTGTTGAAGCCGTCTCCAACGAAAAATCACTGCCGCGCGAGAAGATTTTTGAAGCGCTGGAAAGTGCACTGGCTACGGCAACCAAGAAAAAATACGAACAAGAGATTGATGTTCGCGTAAGCATCGATCGTAAGAGCGGCGATTTCGATACTTTCCGTCGTTGGGTTATCGTTGAAGAAGTAACTCAGCCAACGAAAGAGATCACTCTGGAAGCGGCACGTTTCGAAGATGAGAGCCTGAACGTTGACGATTACGTTGAAGATCAGATCGAATCCGTCACCTTCGACCGTATCACCACCCAGACTGCTAAACAGGTTATCGTCCAGAAAGTACGTGAAGCTGAGCGCGCCATGGTCGTTGACCAGTTCCGCGATCAGGAAGGCGAAATCGTCACTGGTGTGGTGAAAAAAGTTAACCGCGACAACATCTCTCTGGAGATCAAATCTGAAGGGCTGGCCGGTAACGCTGAAGCCGTTATCCTGCGTGAAGACATGCTGCCGCGTGAAAACTTCCGTCCGGGCGACCGTATCCGCGGCGTTCTGTACGCTGTGCGTCCAGAAGCGCGTGGTGCTCAGCTGTTCGTGACCCGTTCTAAACCTGAAATGCTGATCGAACTGTTCCGCATTGAAGTGCCAGAAATTGGCGAAGAAGTGATCGAGATTAAAGCCGCTGCCCGCGATCCGGGTTCTCGTGCGAAAATTGCGGTGAAAACCAACGACAAGCGTATCGATCCGGTCGGTGCTTGCGTCGGTATGCGTGGCGCGCGTGTTCAGGCCGTTTCGACTGAACTCGGTGGCGAGCGTATTGATATCGTTCTGTGGGACGACAACCCGGCGCAGTTCGTGATTAACGCGATGGCTCCGGCTGACGTTGCCTCTATCGTTGTAGACGAAGACAAGCACACCATGGATATCGCCGTCGAAGCAGGTAACCTGGCACAGGCTATCGGCCGTAACGGTCAGAACGTCCGTCTGGCTTCGCAGCTGAGCGGCTGGGAACTCAACGTAATGACCGTTGACGACCTGCAGGCTAAGCACCAGGCTGAAGCCCATGCAGCCATTGATACCTTCACTAAATACCTGGACATTGACGAAGACTTCGCCACCGTTCTGGTTGAAGAAGGTTTCTCAACGCTGGAAGAACTGGCCTACGTGCCAATGAAAGAACTGCTGGAAATTGACGGTCTGGACGAAGCAACCGTTGAAGCCCTGCGTGACCGCGCTAAAAACGCACTGACCACCCTGGCACTGGCTCAGGAAGAAAGCCTTGGTGATAACAAGCCGGCTGATGACCTGCTGAATCTGGAAGGTCTTGATCGTGCGATCGCGTTCAAGCTGGCTGCCCGTGGTGTTTGTACGCTGGAAGATCTCGCTGAACAAGGCGTTGATGACCTGGCTGATATCGACGGTTTAACCGACGAGAAAGCCGGCGAGCTCATCATGGCCGCACGTAATATCTGCTGGTTCGGCGACGAAGCGTAA
- the rimP gene encoding ribosome maturation factor RimP yields MSTLDQKLTEMIKAPVEALGYELVGIEFIRSRTSTLRIYIDSEDGINVDDCADVSHQVSAVLDVEDPITVAYNLEVSSPGLHRPLFTAEHYTHYIGEEAAIVLRMAVQNRRKWQGVIKAVDGEMITVTVEGKDEVFALSNIQKANLVPHF; encoded by the coding sequence TTGTCCACATTAGACCAAAAATTAACAGAGATGATTAAAGCGCCAGTCGAAGCACTGGGCTACGAACTGGTCGGCATCGAATTCATTCGCAGCCGTACATCCACGCTGCGCATCTATATTGATAGTGAAGATGGCATCAATGTTGATGATTGTGCTGATGTTAGCCACCAGGTGAGTGCGGTTCTTGATGTTGAAGATCCTATTACCGTCGCCTATAACCTGGAAGTTTCCTCGCCTGGTCTGCATCGCCCGCTGTTCACTGCTGAACACTACACGCACTACATTGGTGAAGAAGCGGCTATCGTTCTGCGCATGGCTGTACAAAACCGCCGTAAATGGCAGGGCGTTATTAAGGCCGTTGATGGTGAGATGATCACAGTAACAGTCGAAGGCAAAGATGAAGTGTTCGCGCTGAGTAATATCCAGAAGGCGAACCTGGTTCCCCACTTTTAA
- the argG gene encoding argininosuccinate synthase: MTTILKHLPQGQRIGIAFSGGLDTSAALLWMRQKGAVPYAYTANLGQPDEDDYDAIPRRAMEYGAENARLIDCRKQLVAEGIAAIQCGAFHNTTGGLTYFNTTPLGRAVTGTMLVAAMKEDGVNIWGDGSTYKGNDIERFYRYGLLTNAELQIYKPWLDTDFIDELGGRHEMSEFMIACGFDYKMSVEKAYSTDSNMLGATHEAKDLEFLNSSVKIVNPIMGVKFWDENVKIQAEEVTVRFERGHPVALNGQTFSDDVELMLEANRIGGRHGLGMSDQIENRIIEAKSRGIYEAPGMALLHIAYERLLTGIHNEDTIEQYHSHGRQLGKLLYQGRWFDPQALMLRDALQRWVASAITGEVTLELRRGNDYSILNTVSDNLTYQAERLTMEKGESVFSPDDRIGQLTMRNLDITDTRAKLFTYTENGLLSVSTGNGLPQVENLEK; this comes from the coding sequence ATGACGACGATTCTCAAGCATCTTCCGCAAGGACAACGTATTGGCATCGCTTTTTCAGGCGGCCTGGATACCAGCGCTGCACTGCTGTGGATGCGCCAGAAGGGAGCGGTTCCGTATGCATATACTGCGAACCTGGGTCAGCCGGATGAGGACGATTATGACGCGATCCCTCGTCGTGCCATGGAGTATGGTGCAGAGAATGCTCGTCTGATTGACTGCCGTAAGCAGCTGGTTGCCGAAGGTATCGCTGCCATTCAGTGCGGTGCTTTCCACAACACCACCGGTGGCCTGACCTATTTCAACACCACTCCGCTCGGCCGCGCAGTTACCGGCACCATGCTGGTTGCCGCCATGAAAGAAGATGGTGTTAACATCTGGGGCGATGGCAGTACCTATAAAGGCAACGACATCGAACGTTTCTACCGTTACGGTCTGCTGACCAACGCCGAACTGCAGATCTACAAGCCGTGGCTGGATACTGACTTCATCGATGAACTCGGCGGCCGTCATGAAATGTCTGAATTTATGATCGCCTGTGGCTTTGACTACAAAATGTCAGTCGAGAAAGCCTACTCCACCGACTCCAACATGCTGGGTGCCACGCACGAAGCAAAAGACCTCGAGTTCCTGAACTCCAGCGTGAAGATCGTAAACCCGATCATGGGCGTGAAGTTCTGGGACGAAAACGTCAAAATCCAGGCAGAAGAAGTGACCGTACGTTTCGAGCGCGGCCACCCGGTTGCCCTTAACGGCCAGACCTTCTCTGACGACGTGGAGCTGATGCTGGAAGCTAACCGCATCGGCGGCCGTCACGGCCTGGGTATGAGCGATCAGATTGAAAACCGTATCATCGAAGCGAAAAGCCGTGGCATCTACGAAGCTCCGGGGATGGCGCTGCTGCACATCGCTTACGAGCGCCTGCTGACCGGTATCCATAACGAAGATACCATCGAGCAGTATCACTCTCACGGTCGTCAGTTGGGTAAACTGCTGTATCAGGGCCGTTGGTTCGACCCGCAGGCGCTGATGCTGCGTGATGCCCTCCAGCGTTGGGTGGCAAGCGCCATTACCGGTGAAGTGACCCTGGAACTGCGTCGCGGCAACGACTACTCGATCCTGAATACCGTCTCTGACAACCTGACCTACCAGGCAGAACGTCTCACCATGGAAAAAGGCGAGTCCGTCTTCTCCCCGGACGATCGTATTGGTCAGCTGACCATGCGTAACCTGGATATCACCGATACCCGCGCCAAGCTGTTCACCTATACCGAGAACGGTCTGCTTTCCGTATCCACCGGCAATGGTCTGCCGCAGGTTGAGAATCTGGAAAAGTAA
- the glmM gene encoding phosphoglucosamine mutase, translating into MSNRKFFGTDGIRGRVGDAPITPEFVLKLGWAAGKVLASHGSRKIIIGKDTRISGYMLESALEAGLSAAGLSASFTGPMPTPAVAYLTRAFRAEAGIVISASHNPFYDNGIKFFSIDGTKLPDDVEEAIEAEMEKELTCVDSAELGKASRIVDAAGRYIEFCKGTFPNELSLGHLKIVVDCANGATYHIAPNVFRELGAQVVAIGCEPNGLNINAEVGATDVRALQARVLAEKADLGIAYDGDGDRVIMVDHEGNKVDGDQILYIIAREGLRQGQLRGGAVGTLMSNMGLELALKQLGIPFVRAKVGDRYVLEKLQEKGWRIGAENSGHVILLDKTTTGDGIVASLQVVAAMVRNHMSLHDLCSGMKMFPQILVNVRFTAGKGDPLENENVKAVMAEVEAALGSRGRVLLRKSGTEPLIRVMVEGEDEAQVTEFAHRIADAVKAA; encoded by the coding sequence ATGAGTAATCGTAAATTTTTTGGTACCGACGGCATTCGTGGACGCGTGGGCGATGCGCCAATTACGCCTGAGTTTGTGCTGAAGTTAGGCTGGGCGGCTGGCAAGGTGCTGGCAAGCCACGGCTCGCGCAAAATCATTATCGGTAAAGACACCCGTATTTCCGGCTATATGCTCGAATCTGCGCTGGAAGCGGGTCTGTCAGCTGCCGGGCTGTCGGCCTCTTTCACCGGCCCAATGCCAACGCCGGCAGTTGCTTACCTCACCCGCGCTTTCCGTGCGGAAGCGGGCATTGTTATCTCTGCGTCGCATAACCCGTTCTACGATAACGGCATCAAATTCTTCTCCATTGACGGTACCAAGCTGCCGGATGATGTTGAAGAAGCGATTGAAGCGGAAATGGAAAAAGAGCTCACCTGCGTTGACTCCGCTGAGCTGGGTAAAGCCAGCCGTATCGTCGATGCTGCGGGTCGCTACATTGAATTCTGCAAAGGTACCTTCCCGAACGAGCTGAGCCTGGGTCATCTGAAAATTGTGGTCGATTGCGCGAACGGTGCCACCTACCACATCGCGCCTAATGTGTTCCGTGAGCTGGGCGCGCAGGTTGTGGCTATCGGTTGCGAACCAAACGGGCTGAACATCAATGCCGAAGTGGGCGCAACGGATGTCCGCGCCCTGCAGGCGCGCGTGCTGGCAGAAAAGGCCGATCTGGGTATCGCTTACGACGGCGACGGCGACCGCGTCATCATGGTCGACCACGAAGGCAATAAAGTCGACGGCGATCAGATCCTCTATATCATTGCCCGCGAAGGTCTGCGTCAGGGGCAACTGCGCGGCGGCGCCGTCGGTACCCTGATGAGCAACATGGGCCTCGAGCTGGCGCTCAAGCAGCTGGGCATCCCGTTTGTGCGCGCGAAAGTGGGCGATCGCTACGTACTGGAAAAACTTCAGGAGAAAGGCTGGCGCATTGGGGCCGAAAACTCCGGCCACGTGATCCTGCTCGACAAAACTACTACCGGTGACGGTATTGTCGCAAGCCTGCAGGTAGTAGCGGCGATGGTGCGTAACCATATGTCCCTGCACGATCTGTGCAGTGGTATGAAAATGTTCCCGCAGATCCTGGTTAACGTCCGCTTTACCGCAGGTAAGGGCGACCCGCTGGAAAACGAGAATGTGAAAGCGGTAATGGCCGAGGTGGAAGCGGCGCTGGGCTCCCGTGGGCGCGTCCTGCTGCGTAAGTCAGGTACAGAACCGCTGATCCGTGTAATGGTGGAAGGGGAAGACGAAGCGCAGGTCACCGAATTTGCCCATCGTATCGCTGATGCGGTCAAAGCAGCGTAA